A single Tenacibaculum sp. Bg11-29 DNA region contains:
- a CDS encoding lipocalin family protein, with product MKKTLFFIIFLATLVGCKSTSVVNTKLDNKTEKMLKGNWTITAVNFPGSDYLKVNSFNLGDSKCFIGSDWSFISNNNKGKMSLNTADTSCKEFSSPITWYINKNGEFVLKIINNHKAKNVNNGFVLNINKVTATSFNLVDKINVAGQTKNITYTFQRK from the coding sequence ATGAAAAAGACTTTATTTTTTATCATCTTTTTAGCTACACTTGTTGGATGTAAATCTACTTCTGTAGTTAACACAAAATTAGATAACAAAACCGAAAAAATGCTTAAAGGAAACTGGACAATTACCGCTGTAAATTTCCCTGGCTCTGATTATCTAAAAGTGAACTCTTTTAATTTAGGAGATTCTAAATGCTTTATTGGTAGTGACTGGAGTTTTATTTCTAATAATAATAAAGGTAAAATGAGTTTAAATACAGCAGATACTAGTTGTAAAGAATTTAGCTCTCCAATAACTTGGTACATTAATAAAAACGGAGAATTTGTATTAAAAATCATTAACAATCATAAAGCTAAAAACGTAAACAATGGTTTTGTTTTAAATATAAATAAGGTAACTGCAACAAGTTTCAATTTGGTTGATAAAATAAATGTAGCAGGACAAACAAAAAATATAACATATACATTTCAAAGAAAATAA
- a CDS encoding OmpA family protein yields MKKTIIYSLAILFLASSIFISCSSIKNANNTQKGAVIGTTAGAILGAVIGNNVGSGKNSELGAILGGVIGGVAGGVIGNKMDKQAREIKEALPGAEVERVGEGIKLTLGENAVRFNTNKSTLSAAAKANLNKLLPVFKSYDNTDIAIYGFTDSKGKVAYNQTLSEKRANSVKKYLTSKGLSISRFKTKGLGITNPIASNETTEGRSKNRRVEFAIIANQQMINEAKKEAGQ; encoded by the coding sequence ATGAAAAAAACAATAATATATAGTTTAGCAATTTTATTTTTAGCAAGCAGTATTTTTATTTCTTGTAGTTCTATTAAAAACGCTAACAATACTCAAAAAGGAGCCGTAATAGGTACTACAGCAGGGGCTATTTTAGGTGCCGTAATTGGAAACAATGTAGGAAGTGGTAAAAATTCTGAATTAGGAGCAATACTAGGTGGTGTTATTGGTGGTGTAGCAGGTGGTGTTATTGGTAACAAAATGGATAAACAGGCTCGTGAAATTAAAGAAGCTTTACCTGGTGCCGAAGTAGAGAGAGTTGGTGAAGGTATTAAACTAACTTTAGGTGAGAACGCTGTTAGATTTAACACTAATAAATCAACATTAAGTGCTGCAGCTAAAGCAAACTTAAACAAGTTACTACCTGTTTTTAAAAGTTACGATAATACAGATATTGCTATTTATGGTTTTACTGATAGCAAAGGTAAAGTTGCATACAATCAAACTCTTTCTGAAAAAAGAGCAAATTCAGTAAAAAAATATTTAACAAGTAAAGGTTTAAGTATAAGTCGTTTTAAAACAAAAGGATTAGGTATAACAAACCCTATCGCTTCTAACGAAACTACTGAAGGTAGAAGTAAAAACAGACGTGTAGAGTTTGCTATTATTGCAAATCAACAAATGATTAATGAAGCTAAAAAAGAAGCAGGACAATAA
- the rlmD gene encoding 23S rRNA (uracil(1939)-C(5))-methyltransferase RlmD → MPRRERNKFVKKNQVLELKIEDYAFGGKGIARIKSEEGSFVVFVPNTLPGQLVKAQISKSSKKYAEAKLIDVLEPSEDEVEVPFQDIPGAPYIQLPIELQHKYKKESTLSLFKRIGKVENIDDLFDEFITSPNVFHYRNKMEYGFSAIGYDRENKTDADFFTLGFKRRGTWWMGDNLNKDSGLFDTQVEDNLKVIREYCEKTGLAPWHGPRKEGFFRYFVVRKSYKTNELLFNLVTTSYDLPNFDMQAFAKLLKDLFGERLAGLLHTINDEIGDRTIATSGSIELVTGKDKIVEELLGLNFEISMKSFFQTNPKSAEKLYTKVVDYALENKEAVDNTVVMDLFCGTGTIGQILASRSDNAKIVGVDIVASAIEDAKENAKRNNIEGLQFYAADVGKFLLEHPQYQNKIKTIILDPARAGIAPKTLRKIIRLNADRMVYVSCNPATQARDTEELINSGYKLKKISLVDQFPHTAHIETVVLFEK, encoded by the coding sequence ATGCCACGTAGAGAACGAAATAAATTTGTAAAGAAGAATCAAGTTTTAGAATTAAAAATTGAGGATTACGCTTTTGGAGGAAAAGGAATAGCAAGAATAAAATCTGAAGAAGGTAGCTTTGTTGTTTTTGTTCCTAATACACTACCAGGCCAATTGGTAAAAGCACAAATTAGCAAATCAAGTAAGAAATATGCTGAAGCTAAATTAATTGATGTTTTAGAACCATCTGAAGATGAAGTTGAAGTTCCATTTCAAGACATTCCTGGAGCTCCTTACATTCAGTTACCAATTGAACTACAACATAAATACAAAAAAGAAAGTACACTCTCTTTATTCAAAAGAATAGGGAAAGTTGAAAATATTGATGATTTATTTGATGAATTTATAACTTCTCCCAACGTATTTCACTACAGAAATAAAATGGAATACGGTTTTTCTGCGATTGGTTATGATAGAGAGAACAAAACAGATGCCGATTTTTTTACCTTAGGGTTTAAACGTCGTGGAACTTGGTGGATGGGTGATAACCTAAATAAAGATTCTGGTTTATTTGACACACAAGTTGAAGATAACCTAAAGGTAATACGTGAATATTGTGAAAAAACTGGTTTAGCACCTTGGCATGGCCCTAGAAAAGAAGGTTTTTTTAGATATTTTGTAGTTCGTAAATCTTATAAAACAAATGAGTTATTATTTAATTTAGTAACGACATCGTATGATTTGCCGAATTTTGATATGCAAGCTTTTGCTAAATTATTAAAAGATCTTTTTGGAGAACGCTTAGCTGGTTTACTTCATACCATAAACGACGAAATTGGAGACAGAACCATAGCAACCTCAGGAAGTATTGAACTTGTTACTGGAAAAGATAAAATTGTAGAAGAACTATTAGGCTTAAACTTTGAAATAAGCATGAAAAGCTTTTTTCAAACAAACCCTAAATCTGCCGAAAAACTATACACAAAAGTTGTTGATTATGCTTTAGAAAACAAAGAAGCTGTTGACAATACTGTTGTTATGGATTTATTCTGTGGAACAGGGACTATAGGACAAATTTTAGCTTCACGAAGCGACAATGCTAAAATAGTTGGAGTAGATATTGTAGCTTCTGCTATTGAAGATGCTAAAGAAAATGCTAAACGAAACAATATTGAAGGCTTGCAGTTTTATGCCGCTGATGTTGGTAAGTTTTTATTAGAACACCCACAATATCAGAATAAAATAAAAACAATTATTTTAGACCCTGCTCGTGCTGGTATTGCCCCAAAAACATTACGCAAAATCATCCGATTGAATGCTGATAGAATGGTTTACGTATCTTGTAACCCAGCAACACAAGCCCGTGATACCGAAGAGTTAATTAACAGTGGTTATAAATTAAAAAAGATTAGTTTAGTAGACCAGTTTCCGCATACAGCACATATAGAAACTGTTGTTTTATTTGAAAAATAA
- a CDS encoding DUF6452 family protein codes for MKKNILLLFICFVGLSSCEKDDFCVQNPVTPRLILSFYDKDDTSLKKKAQRFSMIAQGKTDSLFKSITTDSIAIPLNSLANETIYTLKMNDVDNIAVNNKIATLTIKHNSEDDYVSRSCGYRIVFKDINLTHTSWIDNLSTSTITNINDQTKAHVQVYY; via the coding sequence ATGAAAAAAAATATCCTTTTATTATTTATTTGTTTTGTAGGATTATCCTCTTGTGAGAAAGACGATTTCTGTGTTCAAAATCCTGTTACACCAAGATTAATCTTAAGTTTTTATGATAAAGATGATACCTCTTTAAAAAAGAAAGCACAGCGTTTTTCTATGATTGCACAAGGTAAAACAGATAGTCTTTTTAAAAGTATAACTACAGATAGTATTGCAATACCTTTAAATTCGTTAGCAAATGAGACTATTTACACTTTAAAAATGAATGATGTAGATAACATAGCTGTAAACAATAAAATAGCAACCTTAACCATAAAACACAACTCTGAAGACGACTATGTTTCTCGTTCTTGTGGTTATAGAATAGTCTTTAAAGATATTAATTTAACACATACTAGTTGGATTGATAATTTATCTACTTCAACAATTACAAATATTAACGATCAAACAAAAGCGCATGTACAAGTATATTATTAG
- a CDS encoding DUF6048 family protein, producing the protein MYKYIISICLLFVGANGFSQKQKLSKTKKDTITYKTGYGLRLGVDISRPVLSIVDKSYSGLELVADYRISKKWYIATELGYEEEKTFEDFTTSTSKGSFIRLGANFNAYKNWLDMNNEIYVGMRYGFAIFDHTLNSYTPNVTSGVEETLPYFPTNTITTPLTETGLTAHWTEIQLGIKVEVLKNLFLSGGFSYKIMLSLDDQKNFKTLYAPGFNRIFESNTGFGFNYTISYLIPFVNK; encoded by the coding sequence ATGTACAAGTATATTATTAGTATCTGTTTGCTATTTGTTGGTGCAAATGGTTTTTCTCAGAAACAAAAACTATCAAAAACTAAAAAAGACACCATAACCTACAAAACAGGTTACGGTTTACGTTTAGGTGTAGATATTAGCAGACCTGTCTTATCAATTGTAGACAAGAGTTATAGTGGATTAGAATTGGTTGCTGATTATCGTATTTCTAAAAAATGGTATATCGCTACAGAATTAGGGTACGAAGAAGAAAAAACTTTTGAAGATTTTACAACCTCAACATCAAAAGGAAGCTTTATTAGATTAGGAGCTAACTTTAACGCCTATAAAAATTGGTTAGACATGAATAACGAAATTTATGTAGGTATGCGCTATGGGTTTGCCATTTTTGATCATACTTTAAATAGTTACACCCCTAATGTTACTTCTGGAGTAGAAGAAACACTACCATACTTTCCTACTAACACAATAACAACTCCTTTAACTGAAACAGGATTAACAGCTCATTGGACTGAAATTCAATTAGGTATAAAAGTAGAAGTTTTAAAAAACCTCTTTTTAAGTGGTGGATTTTCTTATAAAATAATGTTAAGTTTAGATGATCAAAAGAACTTTAAAACACTATATGCCCCTGGTTTCAATCGTATTTTTGAAAGTAATACTGGTTTTGGTTTTAATTATACAATATCTTATCTAATCCCTTTTGTTAATAAGTAA
- a CDS encoding isopenicillin N synthase family oxygenase, which produces MNKIPSVNLADFLSDDKTRKQKFINEIGDAYENIGFVALKGHFLDDKLVDNLYTEIKNFFDLPTNIKEKYEIPGIGGQRGYVSFGKESAKGKKEGDLKEFWHFGQYVDAASKYASEYPDNVNVEELAKFNEVGKQTYQMLEKTAKYVLRSLALHLDLEEVYFDNYIKDGNSILRPIHYPPIKTEPKGAERAAAHGDINLITLLMGAQGKGLQVQNHKGDWIDAIAQPDELMINVGDMLSRHSNNKLKSTIHRVTNPPKESWGTSRYSIPFFMHPVSDMKLDVLENCINENNPKQFEDITAGEFLDERLRELGLKK; this is translated from the coding sequence ATGAATAAAATTCCAAGCGTAAATTTAGCAGACTTTTTATCAGACGATAAAACCAGAAAACAAAAATTCATCAATGAAATTGGTGACGCTTATGAGAATATAGGATTCGTAGCTTTAAAAGGTCATTTTTTAGACGATAAACTAGTTGATAATTTATATACTGAAATTAAAAACTTTTTTGACTTACCTACTAACATAAAAGAGAAATATGAAATTCCTGGTATTGGTGGTCAAAGAGGCTATGTTTCTTTTGGTAAAGAAAGTGCTAAAGGGAAAAAAGAAGGTGATTTAAAAGAATTTTGGCATTTTGGTCAGTATGTAGATGCTGCCTCTAAATACGCAAGTGAATATCCAGACAATGTAAATGTTGAAGAACTTGCTAAGTTTAACGAAGTTGGTAAACAAACCTACCAAATGCTAGAGAAGACAGCTAAATACGTTTTACGTTCTTTAGCATTACACCTAGACTTGGAAGAAGTTTATTTTGATAACTATATTAAAGACGGAAATAGTATATTACGTCCAATACACTACCCTCCTATAAAAACAGAACCAAAAGGAGCTGAAAGAGCAGCTGCCCATGGAGACATTAATTTAATTACCTTATTAATGGGAGCTCAAGGAAAAGGATTACAAGTTCAAAATCATAAAGGAGATTGGATTGATGCTATTGCGCAACCTGATGAATTAATGATTAATGTTGGAGATATGCTATCACGCCATAGTAACAATAAATTAAAATCAACCATACATAGAGTAACAAATCCTCCAAAAGAATCTTGGGGAACATCTCGTTATTCTATTCCCTTTTTTATGCACCCTGTTTCTGATATGAAGTTGGATGTTTTAGAGAACTGTATTAACGAAAACAATCCTAAACAATTTGAAGATATTACAGCAGGTGAATTTTTAGATGAACGCTTACGTGAGTTAGGATTGAAAAAATAA
- a CDS encoding translation initiation factor, producing the protein MDLKDQLKNLFPDHKETEIKQEQKTDIWLQDAPILCKYEKRKGKPITILDGYTGATQDFKKLAKEIKTKLSVGGSFKDDKIIIQGDYRDKIMQLLKDKGFNVKRVGG; encoded by the coding sequence ATGGACTTAAAAGACCAATTAAAAAACTTATTTCCAGATCATAAAGAGACTGAAATTAAGCAAGAGCAGAAAACTGATATTTGGTTACAAGACGCCCCTATACTTTGCAAGTATGAAAAACGCAAAGGAAAACCAATTACAATTTTAGATGGTTACACAGGCGCTACTCAAGATTTCAAGAAACTAGCTAAAGAAATTAAAACAAAATTAAGTGTTGGTGGTAGTTTTAAAGACGATAAAATAATTATTCAGGGAGATTATCGTGATAAAATAATGCAACTTTTAAAAGACAAAGGCTTTAATGTAAAACGCGTTGGAGGTTAA
- a CDS encoding DUF1835 domain-containing protein — protein MTSPTLHITNGDYTTERLKKLNFEGQIITWREMLCEGKTTVEVGSEDFWKTRFDFFKSSYKVSKQKFIDYTVKEYRNLCNQKQQDEIVLWFEYDLFCQINMLAVISWLKRYRKGRQISLVCSGKIKTQEKLAGLGELSDNQLKQHYKNKVILTQNDIEYADYIWQLYCSDSPLQLENASKSNKNSIFNYLEDAIKSHLLRFPSIKNGLNHIENGILKTVKNNQFNTKNQLVANLLANQENYGFGDTQYLNKIEQLKKLFTSFNPVKLSRAGKQVLELQTNYYGKIRSDFSYLGGAKKYSYLYVNATDKLLKITS, from the coding sequence ATGACATCCCCAACATTACATATTACAAACGGAGACTACACTACAGAACGTTTAAAAAAATTAAATTTTGAAGGTCAAATAATTACATGGCGTGAAATGCTCTGTGAAGGCAAAACTACTGTTGAAGTTGGTAGTGAAGACTTTTGGAAAACTCGTTTCGATTTTTTTAAATCTTCTTATAAAGTTTCTAAGCAAAAATTTATTGACTATACAGTAAAAGAATATCGGAATCTTTGTAATCAAAAACAACAAGACGAAATTGTTTTATGGTTTGAATATGATTTGTTTTGTCAAATAAACATGCTTGCTGTTATAAGCTGGCTAAAACGTTACAGAAAAGGCCGTCAAATATCTTTGGTTTGTAGCGGAAAAATAAAAACACAGGAAAAATTAGCCGGTCTAGGAGAATTATCTGATAATCAGTTAAAACAACATTATAAAAATAAGGTTATTCTAACCCAAAATGATATTGAATATGCCGATTATATTTGGCAATTGTATTGTTCAGACAGTCCATTACAATTAGAAAACGCTTCTAAATCAAATAAAAATTCAATTTTCAATTATTTAGAAGACGCAATAAAATCTCACCTTCTTCGATTTCCATCAATCAAAAATGGTTTAAATCATATAGAAAATGGTATTTTAAAAACCGTAAAAAACAATCAATTTAATACTAAAAATCAACTTGTTGCTAACTTATTAGCAAACCAAGAAAATTACGGTTTTGGCGATACACAATACCTTAATAAAATAGAGCAATTAAAAAAATTATTCACTTCATTTAACCCCGTTAAACTAAGCAGGGCTGGTAAACAAGTGTTAGAACTGCAAACCAACTATTATGGTAAAATACGTTCTGATTTTTCGTATCTTGGCGGAGCTAAAAAATACAGCTATTTATATGTAAACGCTACAGATAAATTGTTGAAAATTACATCATAA
- a CDS encoding nucleoside phosphorylase encodes MNIKHSELILNPDGSIYHLNLRPEHIATDIIFVGDQNRVDKVTQHFDSIEFTTQKREFKTSTGTYKGKRITVISTGIGPDNIDIVLNELDALVNINLNTRQVKKTHTSLNITRIGTSGSLQTDIPVDSFLLSSHALDLNGMLLSYKTEEITHPVIEQAFIAHTNWCSKKPYPLIVSNGKYLEDKLMSDNVFKGITATAGGFYGPQGRVLRLALQDAELNKKIDSFNHNGNRITNLEMETSAIYGLSTLLGHNAASMNAIIANRANGTFSENPGKVVAELIKYTLDKLVR; translated from the coding sequence ATGAACATTAAACATTCTGAACTCATCTTAAACCCTGATGGAAGTATATATCATCTAAACTTAAGACCAGAACACATAGCTACTGATATTATATTCGTTGGAGATCAAAATCGTGTAGATAAAGTCACACAACATTTTGATAGTATTGAATTTACTACCCAAAAACGGGAATTTAAAACCAGTACAGGAACTTATAAAGGAAAACGTATAACGGTAATTTCTACAGGTATTGGTCCTGATAATATTGATATTGTTTTAAATGAATTAGATGCTTTAGTAAATATCAATTTAAATACACGTCAAGTAAAAAAAACACATACATCATTAAATATTACGCGCATAGGTACTTCTGGTTCTTTACAAACAGATATCCCTGTTGATAGTTTTTTACTAAGTTCACATGCCTTAGACTTAAACGGAATGTTATTATCTTATAAAACAGAAGAAATAACGCATCCTGTTATTGAACAGGCTTTTATTGCACACACCAATTGGTGTTCAAAGAAACCATATCCTTTAATCGTTTCAAACGGAAAATACTTGGAAGACAAATTAATGTCTGATAACGTTTTTAAAGGAATTACTGCTACAGCAGGAGGTTTTTACGGTCCACAAGGACGTGTATTACGTTTGGCTTTGCAAGATGCTGAATTAAATAAAAAAATAGATAGTTTTAACCATAACGGAAACAGAATTACCAATTTAGAAATGGAAACTTCTGCTATTTATGGTTTATCAACATTATTAGGTCATAACGCAGCTTCAATGAACGCTATAATTGCCAACAGAGCTAACGGGACATTTAGCGAAAACCCTGGTAAGGTTGTTGCTGAATTGATTAAATATACATTAGATAAATTAGTAAGATAA
- a CDS encoding substrate-binding domain-containing protein has product MLNLKVGGVPEHFNYPWYLTLKNKEYTNEGINLRWQDFPGGTGEMCKALRSGDVDIAIVLTEGIIKDIINGNPSKITQVFVQSPLIWGIHVGATSKFKKIEDLENATVAISRFGSGSHLMAIVNAHNNGWNIDNLKFKVVGNLQGGIDALTNGEADYFMWEHFTTKPLVDNATFRRLGDCPTPWPCFVVAVRNEILEKNFSEVKKVLDIINNCTSDFKDLKNIDETLAYRYEQQLKDIQKWLSITEWNDGEPISKNLITRIQNKMIGFNVIEEKKDSGELIRNMYI; this is encoded by the coding sequence ATGCTAAACTTAAAAGTAGGTGGTGTACCAGAACATTTTAATTACCCTTGGTATTTAACCCTAAAGAATAAAGAGTATACAAATGAAGGTATTAACCTACGTTGGCAAGATTTTCCTGGAGGTACTGGAGAAATGTGTAAGGCTTTACGTTCTGGTGATGTTGATATTGCTATTGTGCTAACTGAAGGTATTATTAAAGACATTATAAATGGTAATCCTTCAAAAATAACTCAAGTTTTTGTGCAAAGTCCTTTAATATGGGGAATTCATGTTGGCGCTACATCTAAATTTAAAAAAATTGAAGATTTAGAAAATGCCACCGTTGCTATAAGTCGTTTTGGATCAGGATCGCATTTAATGGCTATTGTAAATGCTCATAATAATGGTTGGAATATTGATAATTTAAAATTTAAAGTTGTTGGTAATTTACAAGGAGGCATAGATGCTTTAACAAATGGTGAGGCCGATTACTTTATGTGGGAGCACTTTACTACAAAACCATTGGTAGATAATGCTACTTTTAGACGTTTAGGTGATTGCCCTACTCCATGGCCTTGTTTTGTTGTAGCTGTACGTAATGAAATACTAGAGAAAAACTTTAGTGAAGTAAAAAAAGTATTAGACATTATTAATAATTGTACTAGTGATTTTAAAGATCTTAAAAACATTGACGAGACACTAGCTTATAGATATGAACAACAATTAAAAGACATTCAGAAATGGTTATCAATAACCGAATGGAATGATGGAGAACCTATATCAAAAAATTTAATAACCCGCATACAAAATAAAATGATAGGTTTTAACGTTATTGAAGAGAAGAAAGATTCTGGTGAGTTAATCAGAAATATGTATATTTGA